A window of Cottoperca gobio chromosome 16, fCotGob3.1, whole genome shotgun sequence contains these coding sequences:
- the LOC115021029 gene encoding G-protein coupled receptor 20-like — translation MMDSNSTESWLFINTSFPTLPVIGSSSNRSGMEVYLQRLAHLDEGLYNDFYGLWIALMVINSLIFLVGMVLNILALYVFCFCTKQKTTSVIYTINLAVTDLLVNLSLPTRILLYYSGGTCLTCSYLHIFSYFVNMYCSILFLTCICVDRYLAIVQVEASRRWRNSSVAKCVCVSVWLFAIVVTYSFLSTAFQHPGCCLSKLLFLTITEFFLPLIVIMVFTLRIMWALADRRLMQQSRERRRRAVQLLTTVLIIFTVCFTPFHIRQVVVYFHPDMPHNVIAYHLTVTLSSLNSCMDPVVYCFVTNNFQATMRNIFRRSEPEQTSGDIISMQHSSKASGGMANAIANNMIVMTKIPTSLQEPHTVNLISHGVKRANSY, via the exons ATGATGGACTCCAACAGCACTGAGTCCTGGCTTTTTATCAATACTTCATTTCCCACCCTGCCTGTAATAGGCAGTTCCAGTAACAGAAGTGGCATGGAAGTATATCTTCAACGACTGGCTCATTTAGACGAGGGGCTCTACAATGACTTTTATGGCCTTTGGATTGCACTGATGGTCATAAACTCTCTCATATTCCTG GTGGGCATGGTGCTCAACATACTCGCactttatgttttctgtttctgcacCAAGCAAAAGACCACCTCGGTGATCTACACCATCAACTTGGCGGTGACCGACCTCTTGGTGAATCTCTCTCTGCCGACACGCATCCTGCTCTACTACAGTGGAGGAACTTGTCTCACCTGCTCCTACCTGCACATCTTCAGCTACTTTGTCAATATGTACTGCAGCATCTTGTTTCTGACCTGCATATGTGTCGACCGATACCTCGCCATCGTGCAG GTTGAAGCTTCTCGTCGGTGGAGAAACTCCAGTGtggccaaatgtgtgtgtgtgtctgtgtggctgTTTGCCATCGTGGTCACCTACTCCTTCCTTTCCACTGCTTTCCAGCACCCGGGCTGCTGCCTCTCAAAGCTCCTCTTTCTTACCATCACAGAGTTCTTTCTACCCCTCATCGTCATTATGGTCTTCACGTTGCGGATTATGTGGGCACTAGCTGACCGCCGCCTGATGCAGCAGAGCAG ggagaggagaaggagggctGTCcagctgctgaccacagtgCTGATCATCTTCACTGTCTGCTTCACACCCTTCCACATCAGACAG GTGGTGGTGTACTTCCACCCTGACATGCCTCATAATGTGATAGCCTACCACTTGACTGTCACTCTCAGTAGTTTGAATAGCTGTATGGATCCTGTTGTCTACTGCTTTGTTACAAATAATTTCCAG GCCACCATGAGAAATATTTTCCGCCGCTCAGAGCCCGAGCAGACTAGCGGCGACATCATCAGCATGCAGCACAGCTCCAAGGCCTCGGGAGGGATGGCAAACGCCATCGCTAATAATATGATCGTGATGACCAAGATCCCCACTTCACTGCAAGAACCACACACTGTGAATCTCATTTCACACGGGGTGAAGAGAGCCAACAGTTACTGA